From the genome of Halomonas sp. MCCC 1A13316, one region includes:
- a CDS encoding Y-family DNA polymerase codes for MIGLVDCNSFYVSCERVFQPRLRRLPVGVMSNNDGCVIALSNELKATGITMGTPAFEIQHLARQGRIHLLSSNYELYGDMSQRVQSVLEEFSPGVEPYSIDEMFVRFGGFTSDQMLEHARQLHDRVRQYTGIPVCVGVAPTRTLAKFANRAAKKIPAYRGVCVLQADSAETKALLQRFELGDLWGVGRRLVERLAIIGIRTGWDLAQADPKRIRQQFSVTLERTALELRGISCIEMNDFHEPRQRIMTSRSFGKLTDNVGEIREAMRQHGQRGAEKLRSQGSLARAVLVFLKTNPFRQDLPQYTPSAVLELPRPTDDSREILHAAGQALQRIYRKGYLFQKGGVMLLDLVDASRQQLSLLDTPQSDTDRQRSAKLMNVIDDLNRTMGRGTVKLGTPSPGAAWHLRCANLTQRYTTRWGELPVAKSQ; via the coding sequence ATGATCGGCCTGGTCGATTGCAACAGCTTTTACGTCAGCTGCGAGCGTGTCTTCCAGCCGCGGCTGCGCCGCCTCCCTGTCGGGGTGATGTCGAACAACGACGGCTGCGTCATCGCGCTCTCCAACGAGCTCAAGGCAACTGGCATCACAATGGGCACGCCGGCATTCGAGATCCAGCACCTGGCGCGCCAAGGCAGAATCCATCTCCTCTCGAGCAACTACGAACTCTACGGCGACATGAGCCAGCGCGTGCAGTCCGTGCTCGAGGAGTTCTCCCCCGGCGTTGAACCCTACTCCATCGACGAAATGTTCGTCCGCTTCGGTGGCTTCACCTCCGATCAGATGCTCGAGCATGCCCGGCAGCTCCATGACCGCGTCCGTCAATACACCGGAATCCCCGTCTGCGTCGGTGTCGCACCAACCCGAACCCTCGCCAAATTTGCGAACAGAGCAGCTAAAAAGATCCCTGCCTACCGCGGTGTGTGTGTACTCCAAGCCGATAGCGCCGAAACCAAAGCTCTACTCCAGCGCTTCGAGCTGGGCGATTTATGGGGCGTTGGCCGGCGGCTGGTGGAGCGGCTCGCTATTATCGGCATCCGCACCGGCTGGGACCTCGCCCAGGCCGACCCCAAGCGCATCCGCCAGCAATTTAGCGTCACGCTCGAGCGCACCGCCCTGGAGCTGCGCGGTATCAGCTGCATCGAGATGAACGACTTCCATGAGCCCCGGCAGCGCATCATGACCAGCCGCAGCTTCGGCAAGCTGACCGACAACGTCGGAGAGATCCGCGAAGCCATGCGACAGCACGGCCAACGCGGCGCCGAAAAGCTGCGTAGCCAGGGCAGCCTTGCCCGCGCAGTGCTGGTGTTCCTCAAGACCAACCCGTTCCGGCAGGACCTGCCGCAGTACACACCCAGCGCCGTGCTCGAACTGCCCCGGCCCACCGATGACAGCCGCGAGATTCTTCACGCAGCCGGCCAGGCCCTTCAGCGCATCTACCGCAAGGGTTATCTCTTTCAGAAAGGAGGCGTAATGCTGCTCGACCTGGTTGACGCCAGCCGGCAGCAGCTCTCTCTGCTCGACACGCCGCAGAGCGACACCGACAGGCAGCGCAGTGCCAAGCTGATGAACGTGATAGATGACCTGAACCGCACGATGGGGCGTGGCACCGTCAAGCTCGGCACGCCGAGCCCAGGAGCGGCGTGGCATTTGCGCTGCGCGAATCTGACCCAGCGATACACCACACGATGGGGTGAGTTGCCTGTGGCAAAGAGCCAGTGA
- a CDS encoding LexA family protein — translation MKLANLIPAHCEPPPLALPYPLALGRAGLSGFPSPAQDYEGRTLDLNERFVKRPSATFFLTVTGDSMVKLGINEGDTLVVDRSIDPRPGHIIVALVDGEITIKRYELRGNVPCLCSGNPRYAPIPLVDLDCQVWGVVRSVIHEYTV, via the coding sequence ATGAAACTGGCAAACCTCATTCCGGCTCATTGCGAGCCGCCACCGCTTGCGCTTCCCTACCCTCTAGCCCTGGGCCGCGCTGGTCTCTCGGGCTTCCCGTCACCGGCACAAGATTACGAAGGCCGCACCCTCGACCTCAACGAGCGCTTCGTGAAGCGCCCCTCCGCGACGTTCTTCCTCACGGTGACTGGGGACAGCATGGTCAAGCTGGGCATCAATGAGGGCGATACCCTAGTGGTCGATCGTTCAATCGATCCCCGTCCTGGTCACATCATCGTCGCCTTGGTCGACGGCGAGATCACCATCAAGCGCTACGAGCTGAGGGGCAACGTGCCGTGTCTCTGCTCCGGCAACCCTCGTTATGCCCCCATCCCGCTCGTCGATCTGGATTGCCAGGTGTGGGGAGTCGTTCGCTCGGTCATCCACGAGTACACGGTATGA
- a CDS encoding YqaE/Pmp3 family membrane protein has product MAFTATDPIKMIFALLLPPVGVFLEVGLKGHFWLNILLTFLGFIPGIIHAFYVILKH; this is encoded by the coding sequence ATGGCATTTACCGCAACAGACCCCATCAAGATGATCTTCGCCCTCTTGTTACCGCCAGTTGGCGTGTTCCTGGAGGTCGGCCTGAAGGGCCACTTCTGGCTGAACATACTGCTGACGTTCCTGGGTTTCATCCCTGGCATCATTCACGCTTTCTACGTAATACTTAAACACTAG
- a CDS encoding DMT family transporter, producing the protein MSWVLLGLAGLLEVVWALAMKQSHGFTRLLPTTVMLVTMVGSFGLLATAMRSLPLGTAYMIWTGVGAVGTFAVGVCFLGEAVSPLRVLAALLIVAGIATMKLAT; encoded by the coding sequence ATGTCCTGGGTGCTTCTCGGCCTGGCCGGGCTGCTGGAGGTTGTATGGGCACTTGCGATGAAGCAATCGCACGGTTTCACGCGCCTGCTGCCGACTACCGTAATGTTGGTGACGATGGTTGGGTCGTTCGGGTTGCTGGCGACTGCGATGCGTAGCTTACCGCTGGGGACTGCCTACATGATCTGGACCGGTGTCGGTGCCGTAGGAACCTTTGCCGTCGGCGTGTGCTTCCTGGGGGAGGCCGTGTCGCCCCTGCGTGTCTTGGCCGCCTTGCTGATCGTTGCCGGCATCGCGACCATGAAGCTGGCGACCTGA
- a CDS encoding TraR/DksA family transcriptional regulator yields MQDRQAELEALRDELVERVDRYKVHKMHLENPLDRDMEEQAIELENEDVIDALEEEAEEELGQVMHALERIEEGEGELCERCGEPIDPRRLEAIPYATLCLDCAGQEGEP; encoded by the coding sequence ATGCAAGATCGTCAAGCCGAGCTGGAAGCGCTGCGCGATGAGCTGGTTGAGCGCGTAGACCGGTACAAGGTCCACAAGATGCACTTGGAAAATCCCCTCGATCGGGACATGGAAGAGCAGGCCATCGAGCTCGAGAACGAAGACGTGATCGATGCCCTCGAGGAAGAGGCTGAAGAGGAGCTGGGGCAGGTCATGCATGCGCTCGAGCGCATCGAGGAAGGCGAGGGCGAGCTGTGTGAGCGTTGCGGTGAGCCGATCGACCCCCGAAGGCTCGAGGCGATTCCCTACGCTACGCTTTGTCTCGACTGTGCCGGGCAGGAAGGAGAACCTTAA
- a CDS encoding LptM family lipoprotein gives MKAWRRSCTGLLAVLWLSGCGGDDSDSAAKEEPQQEQPNDVTSEPAEAPTEVDPLTVEIHASASLRGDRRLMVEGETNLPDETRLLLVVERELSGLRWQARTTVSDGRFAAGPFGSGSGLPDGGYTITIDLVEATIQPASVQERIGKQGEHLEGELVRSSQHGLGQVARYSRRYLIGSEPRRATDQVEVLEVE, from the coding sequence ATGAAGGCATGGCGTCGATCCTGCACGGGGCTGTTGGCAGTGCTGTGGCTGTCGGGCTGTGGTGGCGATGACAGCGACTCGGCAGCGAAAGAGGAGCCGCAACAGGAACAGCCGAACGACGTTACCAGCGAGCCAGCCGAGGCGCCGACCGAAGTGGACCCGTTAACGGTCGAGATTCATGCCTCTGCTAGCCTGCGTGGCGATCGTCGACTCATGGTCGAGGGTGAAACCAACCTACCTGACGAGACGCGCCTCTTGCTCGTCGTGGAGCGTGAGCTGAGCGGCTTGCGCTGGCAGGCGCGTACAACGGTTTCCGATGGACGATTCGCCGCGGGGCCGTTCGGGTCGGGCAGCGGCCTGCCGGATGGGGGGTACACCATCACCATCGACCTGGTAGAAGCCACCATTCAGCCGGCTTCCGTGCAGGAGCGAATCGGTAAGCAGGGCGAGCACCTCGAGGGTGAGCTGGTACGGAGCTCGCAGCATGGCCTGGGGCAGGTGGCAAGGTACTCGCGGCGCTACCTGATCGGCAGTGAGCCGCGCCGGGCCACCGATCAGGTAGAAGTGTTGGAAGTCGAGTGA
- a CDS encoding helix-turn-helix domain-containing protein — MDSLGQRINRLRLKADLNKAALARKVGVSDVTISYWESGAIKQIGHERLVALADALGCTLAQLLEGEARLRPTPLYLRGQPPVPWLDPNANHFTLSDEILAGVGWQGECYLVTPAPGERFDYLDSGDLAAFGPTENCDRPGRYLIEGAGGLYIGQLEYGNNGELLFSSVSDATSIPIPLETTERVVGRLLARWRKDSA; from the coding sequence ATGGATTCATTAGGTCAAAGAATCAATCGCTTACGGTTAAAGGCAGACCTGAACAAGGCTGCACTGGCAAGAAAGGTCGGGGTTTCGGATGTCACGATCTCGTATTGGGAATCGGGTGCCATCAAGCAGATCGGTCATGAAAGGTTGGTAGCGCTGGCGGATGCCCTTGGCTGTACGCTGGCTCAACTGCTCGAAGGCGAGGCTCGGTTGAGGCCCACGCCACTCTACCTTCGCGGCCAGCCTCCCGTGCCATGGTTGGACCCCAATGCCAACCACTTCACGTTGTCCGATGAAATTCTGGCAGGTGTCGGCTGGCAAGGTGAGTGCTATCTCGTCACCCCGGCGCCAGGAGAGCGGTTCGACTACCTCGATAGCGGTGATCTTGCCGCCTTCGGCCCCACCGAGAACTGCGACCGGCCTGGCCGCTATCTGATTGAAGGGGCGGGAGGGTTGTATATCGGACAACTCGAGTACGGCAATAACGGTGAGTTGTTGTTCAGCAGCGTCAGCGACGCCACGTCCATACCGATCCCGCTGGAGACGACCGAGAGGGTTGTGGGAAGGCTATTGGCTCGCTGGCGCAAGGATAGCGCCTGA
- the gltX gene encoding glutamate--tRNA ligase, which translates to MTVRTRIAPSPTGDPHVGTAYIALFNLCFAKQHGGQFILRIEDTDRVRSTQESEQMILDSLRWLGLSWDEGPDVGGPHGPYRQSERGDIYAEHARQLIEDGHAFKCYRTSKELDELREARKASGMHLALKPSDLALPEDEAARREREGWPYVVRMKVPSSGSCVIDDMLRGPIEVDWAQVDAQVLLKSDGMPTYHLANVVDDHLMGITHVLRGEEWINSAPKHQLLYEYFGWQMPALCHMPLLRNPDKSKLSKRKNPTSINYYRRMGFLPQAVINYLGRMGWSMPDEREKFSLDEMMAHFDVQRVSLGGPIFDLEKLTWLNGLYIREDLDDKAFLRALMEWAFNEEYVGQILPQVRTRVETLSQVAPLAGHFFSGVPAVREVDFEGVKVEREELLKLLQFLTWRFETVPAWRKEVLLDEIKALAGHFELKMKDFLAPVFIAITGTTASTSVMDAMAILGSDVTRARLRNAIEVLGGVSKKQAKRFEKEYRDLA; encoded by the coding sequence ATGACTGTACGTACTCGCATTGCGCCGTCACCCACCGGCGACCCGCACGTTGGAACTGCCTACATTGCGTTGTTCAATCTCTGCTTTGCGAAGCAGCATGGCGGGCAATTCATCCTGCGAATCGAAGACACGGACCGGGTGCGTTCCACGCAGGAGTCCGAGCAGATGATCTTGGACTCGCTGCGCTGGCTTGGGCTTAGCTGGGACGAGGGCCCTGACGTTGGCGGCCCCCATGGCCCCTATCGTCAGAGCGAGCGCGGCGACATTTATGCCGAACACGCCCGCCAGCTGATCGAAGACGGTCATGCCTTCAAGTGCTACCGCACCAGCAAAGAGTTGGACGAGTTGAGAGAGGCGCGCAAGGCCAGCGGCATGCATCTTGCGCTCAAGCCCTCGGACCTGGCGTTACCGGAAGACGAGGCGGCGCGTCGAGAGCGGGAGGGCTGGCCGTATGTGGTGCGCATGAAGGTGCCTTCCAGTGGCTCCTGCGTGATTGATGACATGCTGCGTGGCCCCATCGAGGTCGACTGGGCGCAGGTGGATGCTCAGGTCCTGCTCAAGTCGGACGGTATGCCGACCTACCATCTGGCCAATGTGGTCGATGATCATCTGATGGGCATCACTCACGTGCTGCGTGGCGAGGAGTGGATCAACTCGGCGCCCAAGCATCAGCTGCTGTATGAATACTTCGGTTGGCAGATGCCGGCGCTGTGTCATATGCCGTTGCTACGCAACCCTGACAAGTCGAAGCTCTCCAAGCGCAAGAACCCCACTTCCATCAACTACTACCGGCGTATGGGGTTCCTGCCGCAGGCGGTCATCAACTACCTGGGGCGCATGGGTTGGTCGATGCCCGATGAGCGCGAGAAGTTCAGCCTCGACGAGATGATGGCGCATTTCGATGTCCAGCGAGTGTCGCTGGGCGGGCCGATCTTCGATCTGGAGAAGTTGACCTGGCTGAACGGGCTCTATATTCGCGAGGACCTGGATGACAAGGCCTTCCTCCGGGCGCTGATGGAGTGGGCGTTCAACGAGGAGTACGTGGGTCAGATCCTGCCGCAGGTACGTACCCGGGTGGAGACCCTGTCTCAGGTGGCGCCGCTTGCAGGGCACTTCTTCAGCGGCGTGCCTGCGGTTCGTGAAGTGGATTTCGAGGGCGTCAAGGTAGAGCGTGAAGAGCTTCTCAAGTTGCTGCAGTTCCTGACCTGGCGCTTCGAGACGGTGCCGGCATGGCGCAAGGAGGTGCTGCTCGACGAGATCAAGGCACTGGCCGGCCATTTCGAACTCAAGATGAAGGATTTCCTGGCGCCCGTGTTCATCGCCATCACCGGCACTACGGCAAGTACTTCGGTCATGGACGCCATGGCAATCCTGGGTTCCGACGTGACTCGGGCGCGGCTGCGAAATGCCATCGAAGTGTTGGGCGGGGTTTCCAAGAAGCAGGCCAAGCGCTTCGAGAAAGAGTACCGCGACCTGGCTTGA
- a CDS encoding NAD(P)-dependent oxidoreductase — protein MQEQISTVAFIGLGVMGYPMAGHLARAGLEVRVYNRTEAKAKAWTGEHGGSHHATPAEAAQGADLVLVCVGNDDDVRQVTVGEQGALSGMSTGSLLVDHTTASADLAEQLDAACRERGIGFIDAPVSGGQQGAENGMLTIMCGGEQPDYARAEPILAHYARAVSLMGPAGSGQLTKMVNQICIAGLVQGLAEGLHFAEQAGLDQQRVVDVISKGAAGSWQMENRHATMIGDEYDHGFAVDWMRKDLGICLEQARRLQARLPVTALVDQFYGDVQVMGGGRWDTSSLLRRLRALGQG, from the coding sequence ATGCAAGAACAGATCTCCACCGTCGCCTTCATCGGCCTGGGCGTGATGGGCTACCCCATGGCCGGCCATCTGGCTCGTGCCGGGCTCGAGGTGCGTGTCTACAACCGTACCGAGGCCAAGGCCAAGGCCTGGACCGGGGAACATGGCGGCAGCCACCACGCCACACCCGCCGAGGCCGCTCAAGGAGCCGACCTGGTACTGGTCTGCGTAGGCAATGACGATGATGTCAGGCAGGTCACCGTGGGCGAACAGGGCGCACTTTCCGGCATGAGCACAGGCAGCCTGCTGGTCGACCACACCACCGCCTCGGCCGACCTTGCCGAGCAGCTCGACGCAGCCTGCCGCGAGCGCGGCATCGGCTTCATCGACGCGCCGGTCTCTGGCGGCCAGCAAGGCGCCGAGAACGGCATGCTGACGATCATGTGCGGTGGCGAGCAACCCGACTATGCTCGTGCCGAGCCCATACTGGCTCATTACGCCCGGGCCGTCAGTCTGATGGGACCCGCCGGTAGCGGTCAGTTGACCAAGATGGTAAATCAGATCTGTATCGCAGGGCTGGTACAGGGCCTGGCCGAGGGCCTGCATTTCGCCGAACAGGCGGGGCTCGATCAGCAACGCGTAGTCGACGTGATTTCCAAGGGCGCCGCCGGCTCCTGGCAGATGGAGAATCGCCACGCGACCATGATCGGTGACGAATACGATCACGGCTTTGCCGTCGACTGGATGCGCAAGGACCTGGGAATCTGTCTTGAGCAAGCGCGCCGTCTCCAGGCTCGCCTGCCCGTCACGGCACTGGTCGACCAGTTCTATGGCGATGTTCAGGTAATGGGCGGCGGACGCTGGGACACCTCCTCCCTGTTGCGTCGCCTGCGCGCACTCGGCCAGGGCTGA
- the gltA gene encoding citrate synthase, with protein MADRKATLTVDGLDKTIELPVYSGTLGPDVVDVRGLGADGLFTYDPGFMATSSCQSAITYIDGAKGVLLHRGYPIDQLAKESNFVELCYTLLFGELPTDEQYADFESRVRNHTMVHDQINNFFKGFRRDAHPMSILCGVVGGLAAFYHDHMDITQEHDREISAIRLIAKMPTLAAMSYKYNVGQPFNYPRNDLSYAENFLYMMFSNPCEQYKVNPVYAKAMDRIFMLHADHEQNASTSTVRLAGSTGANPFACISAGIAALWGPAHGGANEAVLKMLDEIGDDSEENIQRFIDKAKDKDDPFKLMGFGHRVYRNFDPRAKVMKETCDEVLAELGIDDPQLKIAKRLEQIALEDEYFVERKLYPNVDFYSGIILKAMGIPTNMFTVIFAVSRTIGWISHWHEMLSDDYKIGRPRQLYIGHTQRDYPAK; from the coding sequence ATGGCTGACAGGAAAGCGACACTGACGGTAGACGGCCTGGACAAGACGATCGAGCTGCCGGTCTACTCAGGCACCCTGGGCCCTGACGTGGTCGATGTTCGTGGTCTCGGCGCCGATGGCCTGTTCACCTACGACCCCGGCTTCATGGCAACCTCCTCGTGCCAGTCGGCCATCACTTATATCGATGGCGCCAAGGGCGTACTGCTGCATCGCGGCTACCCGATCGACCAGTTGGCCAAAGAGTCCAACTTCGTCGAGCTGTGCTATACGCTGCTGTTCGGCGAACTCCCCACCGATGAGCAGTATGCCGACTTCGAGTCGCGGGTCCGTAACCACACCATGGTTCACGACCAGATCAACAACTTCTTCAAGGGCTTCCGTCGCGACGCCCACCCGATGTCGATCCTGTGCGGCGTGGTCGGTGGCCTGGCGGCCTTCTACCATGACCACATGGACATCACCCAGGAACACGACCGCGAGATCAGCGCCATCCGCCTGATCGCCAAGATGCCGACCCTTGCGGCAATGTCCTACAAGTACAACGTCGGCCAGCCCTTCAACTATCCGCGCAACGACCTGAGCTATGCAGAGAACTTCCTCTACATGATGTTCAGCAATCCGTGCGAGCAGTACAAGGTCAACCCGGTCTATGCCAAGGCCATGGATCGCATCTTCATGCTCCACGCCGATCACGAGCAGAACGCCTCCACCTCCACGGTGCGCCTGGCCGGCTCTACCGGCGCCAACCCGTTCGCCTGCATCAGCGCCGGCATCGCCGCACTTTGGGGCCCGGCCCACGGCGGCGCCAACGAAGCGGTGCTGAAGATGCTCGACGAGATCGGCGACGATTCCGAAGAGAACATCCAGCGCTTCATCGACAAGGCCAAGGACAAGGATGATCCGTTCAAGCTGATGGGCTTCGGACACCGCGTGTATCGCAACTTCGACCCGCGTGCCAAGGTGATGAAGGAGACCTGCGACGAGGTGCTGGCCGAACTGGGCATCGACGACCCGCAGCTCAAGATCGCCAAGCGCCTGGAGCAGATTGCCCTGGAAGACGAGTACTTCGTGGAGCGCAAGCTCTACCCCAATGTCGACTTCTACTCCGGCATCATTCTCAAGGCGATGGGCATTCCGACCAACATGTTCACGGTGATCTTTGCCGTGTCGCGCACCATCGGCTGGATCTCCCACTGGCATGAGATGCTGAGCGACGACTACAAGATCGGTCGCCCGCGCCAGCTCTATATCGGCCATACCCAGCGCGACTATCCTGCCAAATAA
- the sdhC gene encoding succinate dehydrogenase, cytochrome b556 subunit, with amino-acid sequence MNSKRPVNLDLTTIHFPLPALTSIAHRITGVILFVGLIFAFWALDKSLSSPEGFAAVKDALAHNFLAKLIAWGLLSALAFHFVAGIKHLLMDADFGVTLEGGVKKAQATVVLSAVLIILAGVWVW; translated from the coding sequence GTGAATAGCAAACGACCCGTCAACCTAGACCTCACCACCATACATTTCCCGCTTCCCGCCTTGACGTCGATCGCCCACCGCATTACCGGCGTCATCTTGTTCGTTGGCCTCATCTTTGCCTTCTGGGCGCTCGACAAGTCGCTGTCGTCGCCGGAAGGATTCGCAGCCGTCAAGGACGCGCTGGCACATAACTTCCTGGCGAAGCTGATCGCCTGGGGTCTGCTGTCGGCACTGGCATTCCATTTCGTGGCTGGCATCAAGCACCTGCTGATGGATGCCGATTTCGGCGTGACCCTTGAAGGTGGCGTCAAGAAGGCACAGGCCACCGTGGTCCTCAGTGCCGTCCTGATCATTCTGGCGGGAGTCTGGGTATGGTAA
- the sdhD gene encoding succinate dehydrogenase, hydrophobic membrane anchor protein, which produces MVTNITNLGRSGLSDWLIQRVSAVILALYTVFIVAYLLFNPGLDYATWSNLFAQTWMRIFSLLAFISLAAHAWIGLWTVTTDYLKSTSLRIGAQIVIILAIFVFLVWGIQVLWGA; this is translated from the coding sequence ATGGTAACCAACATCACCAATCTGGGTCGTAGCGGCCTCTCCGACTGGCTGATTCAGCGTGTATCGGCTGTCATCCTGGCGCTCTATACGGTATTCATCGTCGCGTACCTGCTGTTCAACCCCGGGCTCGACTACGCCACCTGGAGCAACTTGTTTGCCCAGACCTGGATGCGCATCTTCTCTCTGCTGGCCTTTATCTCGCTTGCCGCGCACGCCTGGATCGGCCTGTGGACGGTAACCACCGACTACCTCAAGTCGACCAGCCTGCGTATCGGCGCCCAGATCGTCATCATCCTGGCCATTTTCGTGTTCCTGGTCTGGGGCATTCAAGTTCTGTGGGGAGCCTGA
- the sdhA gene encoding succinate dehydrogenase flavoprotein subunit, protein MSNMRTLTYDAIIIGGGGSGLRAALELAKSGKKTAVLSKVFPTRSHTVSAQGGITCAIASADPNDDWRWHMYDTVKGGDYITDQDAAEYMCSEGPKAVFELEHMGLPFSRFDNGRIYQRPFGGQSKNFGEGGQAARTCAAADRTGHALLHTLYQNNLKNNTTFLNEWFAVDLVKNANGDVVGCIAMCIETGEVVHVKSKATVMATGGAGRIYASTTNALINTGDGIGMALRAGFPMQDMEMWQFHPTGIYGAGVLVTEGCRGEGGYLVNKDGERFMERYAPNAKDLAGRDVVARSMVMEILEGRGCGENGDHVFLKLDHLGDEVLNKRLPGISELSKIFAHVDPTNAPIPVVPTCHYMMGGIPTNVHGQAIMQDADGNDHIVNGLFACGEAACVSVHGANRLGGNSLLDLVVFGRAAGMFIEGALNEGIDYLDASESDIDAAMKRMTRWNESSGGESVAALKTELQSIMQNSFGVFRQEDHMQEGVKKLADLRGRIAEAHLVDKSGAFNTARVEALELDNLMEVAEATAIAALERKESRGAHSRYDYPDRDDTNWLKHSMYFPAEKRVGKRDVNFKPKTVDTFEPKIRTY, encoded by the coding sequence ATGTCTAACATGCGTACCTTGACCTACGATGCCATCATCATCGGCGGTGGCGGTTCCGGCCTGCGTGCCGCGCTCGAACTGGCCAAGTCCGGCAAGAAGACCGCCGTGCTGTCCAAGGTCTTTCCGACTCGCTCGCACACTGTTTCCGCCCAGGGCGGGATCACCTGTGCCATCGCTTCGGCCGACCCCAATGACGACTGGCGCTGGCATATGTACGACACCGTCAAGGGCGGTGACTACATCACCGATCAGGACGCGGCCGAGTACATGTGCTCCGAAGGTCCCAAGGCGGTCTTCGAACTCGAGCACATGGGCCTGCCATTCTCGCGCTTCGACAACGGCCGGATCTACCAGCGTCCGTTCGGCGGTCAGTCCAAGAACTTCGGCGAAGGCGGCCAGGCGGCCCGCACCTGTGCCGCGGCTGACCGTACCGGTCATGCCCTGTTGCACACGCTTTACCAGAACAACCTGAAGAACAACACGACCTTCCTCAACGAGTGGTTCGCGGTCGATCTGGTCAAGAACGCCAACGGCGACGTGGTGGGTTGCATCGCCATGTGCATCGAGACCGGCGAAGTGGTGCACGTCAAGTCCAAGGCCACCGTCATGGCCACCGGCGGTGCCGGGCGGATCTACGCCTCCACCACCAACGCCTTGATCAACACCGGTGACGGCATCGGCATGGCGCTGCGCGCCGGCTTCCCGATGCAGGACATGGAGATGTGGCAGTTCCATCCCACCGGCATCTACGGCGCCGGCGTGCTGGTCACCGAAGGCTGCCGCGGCGAGGGTGGCTACCTGGTCAACAAGGACGGCGAGCGTTTCATGGAGCGCTATGCGCCCAACGCCAAGGACCTTGCCGGCCGCGACGTGGTGGCGCGCTCCATGGTCATGGAGATTCTCGAGGGCCGTGGCTGCGGCGAGAATGGCGATCACGTCTTCCTCAAGCTCGACCACCTGGGCGATGAGGTGCTCAACAAGCGCCTGCCGGGCATCAGCGAGCTGTCCAAGATCTTTGCCCACGTCGATCCGACCAATGCGCCGATCCCCGTGGTCCCGACCTGCCACTACATGATGGGCGGGATTCCGACCAACGTGCATGGCCAGGCGATCATGCAGGACGCCGACGGCAACGACCACATCGTCAACGGCCTGTTCGCCTGCGGCGAGGCGGCCTGTGTCTCGGTGCACGGCGCCAACCGGCTGGGCGGCAACTCGCTGCTCGACCTGGTGGTATTCGGCCGCGCGGCCGGCATGTTCATCGAGGGCGCGCTCAACGAGGGTATCGACTATCTTGATGCTTCCGAGAGCGACATCGATGCGGCCATGAAGCGCATGACCCGCTGGAACGAGTCCTCCGGCGGCGAGTCCGTGGCGGCCCTCAAGACCGAGCTGCAGAGCATCATGCAGAACTCCTTCGGCGTGTTCCGTCAGGAGGATCACATGCAGGAGGGCGTCAAGAAACTGGCCGACCTGCGTGGCCGCATTGCCGAGGCGCATCTTGTCGACAAGTCCGGCGCCTTCAATACCGCACGGGTCGAGGCGCTCGAGCTCGACAACCTGATGGAAGTGGCCGAGGCTACCGCCATCGCGGCGTTGGAGCGCAAGGAGAGCCGTGGCGCGCATTCCCGCTACGACTATCCGGATCGTGACGACACCAACTGGCTGAAGCACTCCATGTACTTCCCGGCCGAGAAGCGGGTCGGCAAGCGCGACGTCAACTTCAAGCCGAAGACCGTCGACACCTTCGAGCCGAAAATCCGTACTTACTAA